The following are encoded together in the Lathyrus oleraceus cultivar Zhongwan6 chromosome 3, CAAS_Psat_ZW6_1.0, whole genome shotgun sequence genome:
- the LOC127131149 gene encoding uncharacterized protein LOC127131149: MDYLFLDVIFCSWGTLLSILFLVFSVFFSWWFLFFVPLSGYGCAWYSHFFVEKNVPATFGNPFWSFVCDYKMFGLMITGKMDREIKRLGKRPVLQVF, translated from the exons ATGGATTATCTTTTCTTAGATGTAA TATTTTGTTCTTGGGGAACGCTTTTGAGTATTTTGTTCTTGGTGTTTTCGGTTTTCTTCAGTTGGTGGTTTTTGTTCTTTGTTCCTTTATCTGGGTATGGATGTGCTTGGTACAGTCATTTCTTTGTTGAGAAGAATGTTCCTGCTACTTTTGGAAACCCCTTTTGGTCATTTGTTTGTGATTACAAAATGTTTGGGTTGATGATTACGGGAAAAATGGAtagagagatcaagaggcttgGGAAAAGACCTGTGTTGCAAGTGTTTTGa
- the LOC127127501 gene encoding steroid 5-alpha-reductase DET2, with protein MLNQKIFLQDDSLFNYALLTLFLIAPPTFISLAFLQAPYGKHHRPGWGPNLSPPLAWFLMESPTLWFTLYLFPFGNNSSNPKSIILITPFLIHYFNRTIIYPVRLFITMKTKKKSTLSKTPSGFPFSIALMAFVFNLLNSYVQARWVSHYKSYDDGLFFWVVFFCGVLVFSGGMGINVWSDKELLRLKGEGKGYVVPKGGFFEFVSCPNYFGEIVEWFGWALMTWSWAGLGFFAYTFANLGPRARANHQWYLEKFGEDYPKKRKAVIPYLY; from the coding sequence ATGTTGAATCAAAAGATATTCTTACAAGACGATTCGCTCTTCAACTACGCACTCCTCACTCTCTTCCTCATAGCACCACCAACCTTCATCTCTCTCGCATTCCTCCAAGCTCCATATGGCAAACACCACAGACCAGGTTGGGGTCCAAATCTCTCTCCACCTCTCGCATGGTTTCTCATGGAAAGTCCCACACTTTGGTTCACCCTTTATCTCTTCCCATTCGGTAACAACTCTTCAAACCCTAAATCAATTATCCTCATCACCCCCTTTCTAATTCATTACTTCAACCGCACAATCATCTACCCAGTTCGTTTGTTCATCACAATGAAAACGAAAAAGAAGTCAACTTTATCGAAAACCCCATCTGGGTTTCCTTTTAGTATAGCCCTTATGGCTTTTGTGTTCAATTTGTTGAATTCTTATGTTCAAGCTAGATGGGTCTCTCACTACAAGAGCTATGATGATGGGTTGTTTTTTTGGGTTGTGTTCTTTTGTGGGGTTTTGGTGTTTTCTGGTGGGATGGGGATTAATGTTTGGTCTGATAAGGAACTGTTGAGGCTTAAAGGGGAAGGGAAAGGGTATGTGGTTCCTAAAGGAGGGTTTTTTGAGTTTGTAAGTTGTCCTAATTACTTTGGGGAGATTGTGGAGTGGTTTGGTTGGGCTTTGATGACTTGGTCTTGGGCTGGCCTGGGCTTTTTTGCTTACACTTTTGCTAACTTGGGGCCTAGAGCACGTGCTAATCATCAGTGGTATTTGGAGAAATTTGGAGAGGATTATCCAAAGAAAAGGAAAGCTGTTATTCCTTACTTGTATTGA
- the LOC127127502 gene encoding uncharacterized protein LOC127127502 isoform X1 has protein sequence MMTISLDLNASPVPEEDEEPFEGQVEEYDVPEEKYNAAEEHIESGADLARREREERKKRLKRERSDDRPVQVSQPPGYDNFFHNKILKSYDRSKLPPGWLDCPSSGQEIFGMIPSKVPLGESFNDYIFPGKRYSFKQVIHQQRVLGRKLGLVIDLTNTSRYYSVSDLKKEAIRHVKIQCKGRGSVPDNSSVNHFVYEVIQFLSHQKHSKKYILVHCTHGHNRTGYMIIHYLMRTMSMSITQAIQIFSDARPPGIYKPEYIDSLYKFYHEKKPEMIVCPPTPEWKRTPKLVDLNGEAVPDDDNDDDDDGVPDPRLHENHEIDIIMTNDDVLGDEISNDQQDAFRQFCFQILKLGVGARGRMQFPGSHPVSLNRDNLQLLRQRYYYATWKADGTRYMMLITMDGCYLIDRNFNFRRVQMRFPCRVTNDALAEKTHHFTLLDGEMIIDTLPDSKKQERRYLIYDLMAVNFVSVIERPFCERWKMLEKEVIEPRNQERYQGKNPYYRYDMEPFRVRRKDFWLLSTVTKLLIEFIPKLSHDADGLIFQGWDDPYVPRTHEGLLKWKYADLNSVDFLFEIDDDRQLLFLYERGKKRLMEGYIVAFEEGSDPMPYSGKIIECAWDGDKNEWIFKRVRTDKSTPNDFNTYKKVMRSIKDNITENVLLNEINEIIRLPMYADRIRIDSKAHHHTNTARRR, from the exons ATGATGACGATTTCTCTGGACTTGAATGCCTCTCCTGTTCCGGAGGAAGATGAAGAACCTTTTGAGGGGCAGGTAGAAGAGTATGATGTGCCAGAAGAAAAGTATAACGCTGCAGAAGAGCACATAGAAAGTGGAGCTGATTTAGCACGCCGG GAACGTGAAGAAAGAAAAAAACGGTTGAAAAGAGAACGTTCAGATGACAGGCCCGTGCAAGTATCACAGCCACCTGGATATGATAATTTTTTCCATAATAAGATCCTTAAATCATATGATAGAAGTAAGCTTCCTCCAG GTTGGTTGGATTGCCCTTCATCTGGTCAGGAAATTTTCGGCATGATACCTTCTAAGGTTCCATTGGGTGAATCCTTCAATGACTATATTTTTCCTGGTAAAAGATACTCATTTAAACAAGTGATACATCAACAGAGAGTTTTAGGTAGAAAA CTTGGTCTGGTCATTGATTTGACAAATACTTCTCGATACTATTCAGTATCAGATCTAAAGAAAGAGGCTATCAGGCATGTTAAG ATCCAATGCAAGGGCCGCGGTTCAGTACCTGATAATTCATCTGTTAATCATTTTGTCTACGAG GTTATACAATTTCTTTCACATCAAAAACACTCAAAGAAGTATATACTCGTTCATTGTACACATGGTCATAATCGTACAGGATATATGATAATCCATTATCTAATGCGCACAATGTCAATGTCTATTACTCAG GCGATACAAATATTTTCTGATGCACGGCCTCCAGGAATATATAAACCCGAGTATATTGATTCATTATATAAATTTTATCATGAAAAAAAGCCTGAAATGATAGTTTGTCCTCCTACTCCTGAGTGGAAAAGGACTCCCAAACTCGTTGATCTCAATGGGGAAGCAGTTCCagatgatgataatgatgatgatgatgatggagTACCAGATCCTCGGTTGCAT GAGAACCACGAGATCGACATAATAATGACAAATGATGATGTTTTGGGAGATGAGATATCTAATGATCAGCAAGATGCATTTCGACAGTTCTGCTTTCAAATACTCAAATTGGGGGTTGGG GCCAGAGGACGCATGCAATTTCCAGGGTCTCACCCAGTTTCTTTAAACAG GGATAATTTACAGCTGTTACGACAGCGTTACTACTATGCAACATGGAAAGCTGATGGAACAAGATATATGATGCTAATAACTATGGATGGATGCTACTTGATTGATAGAAACTTCAATTTTCGAAGGGTTCAAATGAGGTTTCCTTGCAGGGTTACAAATGAT GCCTTGGCTGAGAAGACTCACCACTTCACATTACTCGATGGGGAGATGATTATTGATACATTGCCGGATTCAAAAAAGCAGGAAAGAAGATACCTGATATATGATCTGATGGCAGTCAACTTTGTTTCAGTGATAGAG CGACCTTTCTGTGAACGGTGGAAGATGCTTGAGAAAGAAGTGATTGAACCCAGGAATCAGGAACGATACCAGGGAAAAAATCCTTACTATAGATATGACATGGAGCCTTTCAGG GTGAGGAGGAAAGATTTTTGGTTGCTGTCTACTGTCACAAAACTTTTGATAGAATTCATTCCAAAACTCTCGCACGATGCAGATGGTCTCATATTTCAG GGATGGGATGATCCTTATGTACCTCGCACTCATGAAGGTCTCTTAAAATGGAAATATGCTGATCTGAATTCAGTTGATTTTCTCTTTGAG ATTGATGATGACCGTCAGCTGCTCTTTCTCTATGAACGTGGGAAAAAAAGGCTTATGGAAGGGTATATTGTTGCATTCGAAG AAGGTTCAGACCCTATGCCTTATTCCGGAAAGATCATTGAGTGTGCTTGGGATGGAGATAAAAATGAATGGATATTCAAGCGAGTTAGAACAGATAAGTCGACTCCCAATGACTTTAATACTTACAAGAAG GTGATGCGAAGTATAAAAGACAATATCACGGAGAATGTTCTGTTGAATGAAATAAACGAGATAATCCGCCTTCCCATGTATGCGGACAGGATTAGAATTGATAGCAAAGCACATCACCACACTAATACAGCTAGGCGAAGGTAA
- the LOC127127502 gene encoding uncharacterized protein LOC127127502 isoform X2, which produces MEREERKKRLKRERSDDRPVQVSQPPGYDNFFHNKILKSYDRSKLPPGWLDCPSSGQEIFGMIPSKVPLGESFNDYIFPGKRYSFKQVIHQQRVLGRKLGLVIDLTNTSRYYSVSDLKKEAIRHVKIQCKGRGSVPDNSSVNHFVYEVIQFLSHQKHSKKYILVHCTHGHNRTGYMIIHYLMRTMSMSITQAIQIFSDARPPGIYKPEYIDSLYKFYHEKKPEMIVCPPTPEWKRTPKLVDLNGEAVPDDDNDDDDDGVPDPRLHENHEIDIIMTNDDVLGDEISNDQQDAFRQFCFQILKLGVGARGRMQFPGSHPVSLNRDNLQLLRQRYYYATWKADGTRYMMLITMDGCYLIDRNFNFRRVQMRFPCRVTNDALAEKTHHFTLLDGEMIIDTLPDSKKQERRYLIYDLMAVNFVSVIERPFCERWKMLEKEVIEPRNQERYQGKNPYYRYDMEPFRVRRKDFWLLSTVTKLLIEFIPKLSHDADGLIFQGWDDPYVPRTHEGLLKWKYADLNSVDFLFEIDDDRQLLFLYERGKKRLMEGYIVAFEEGSDPMPYSGKIIECAWDGDKNEWIFKRVRTDKSTPNDFNTYKKVMRSIKDNITENVLLNEINEIIRLPMYADRIRIDSKAHHHTNTARRR; this is translated from the exons ATG GAACGTGAAGAAAGAAAAAAACGGTTGAAAAGAGAACGTTCAGATGACAGGCCCGTGCAAGTATCACAGCCACCTGGATATGATAATTTTTTCCATAATAAGATCCTTAAATCATATGATAGAAGTAAGCTTCCTCCAG GTTGGTTGGATTGCCCTTCATCTGGTCAGGAAATTTTCGGCATGATACCTTCTAAGGTTCCATTGGGTGAATCCTTCAATGACTATATTTTTCCTGGTAAAAGATACTCATTTAAACAAGTGATACATCAACAGAGAGTTTTAGGTAGAAAA CTTGGTCTGGTCATTGATTTGACAAATACTTCTCGATACTATTCAGTATCAGATCTAAAGAAAGAGGCTATCAGGCATGTTAAG ATCCAATGCAAGGGCCGCGGTTCAGTACCTGATAATTCATCTGTTAATCATTTTGTCTACGAG GTTATACAATTTCTTTCACATCAAAAACACTCAAAGAAGTATATACTCGTTCATTGTACACATGGTCATAATCGTACAGGATATATGATAATCCATTATCTAATGCGCACAATGTCAATGTCTATTACTCAG GCGATACAAATATTTTCTGATGCACGGCCTCCAGGAATATATAAACCCGAGTATATTGATTCATTATATAAATTTTATCATGAAAAAAAGCCTGAAATGATAGTTTGTCCTCCTACTCCTGAGTGGAAAAGGACTCCCAAACTCGTTGATCTCAATGGGGAAGCAGTTCCagatgatgataatgatgatgatgatgatggagTACCAGATCCTCGGTTGCAT GAGAACCACGAGATCGACATAATAATGACAAATGATGATGTTTTGGGAGATGAGATATCTAATGATCAGCAAGATGCATTTCGACAGTTCTGCTTTCAAATACTCAAATTGGGGGTTGGG GCCAGAGGACGCATGCAATTTCCAGGGTCTCACCCAGTTTCTTTAAACAG GGATAATTTACAGCTGTTACGACAGCGTTACTACTATGCAACATGGAAAGCTGATGGAACAAGATATATGATGCTAATAACTATGGATGGATGCTACTTGATTGATAGAAACTTCAATTTTCGAAGGGTTCAAATGAGGTTTCCTTGCAGGGTTACAAATGAT GCCTTGGCTGAGAAGACTCACCACTTCACATTACTCGATGGGGAGATGATTATTGATACATTGCCGGATTCAAAAAAGCAGGAAAGAAGATACCTGATATATGATCTGATGGCAGTCAACTTTGTTTCAGTGATAGAG CGACCTTTCTGTGAACGGTGGAAGATGCTTGAGAAAGAAGTGATTGAACCCAGGAATCAGGAACGATACCAGGGAAAAAATCCTTACTATAGATATGACATGGAGCCTTTCAGG GTGAGGAGGAAAGATTTTTGGTTGCTGTCTACTGTCACAAAACTTTTGATAGAATTCATTCCAAAACTCTCGCACGATGCAGATGGTCTCATATTTCAG GGATGGGATGATCCTTATGTACCTCGCACTCATGAAGGTCTCTTAAAATGGAAATATGCTGATCTGAATTCAGTTGATTTTCTCTTTGAG ATTGATGATGACCGTCAGCTGCTCTTTCTCTATGAACGTGGGAAAAAAAGGCTTATGGAAGGGTATATTGTTGCATTCGAAG AAGGTTCAGACCCTATGCCTTATTCCGGAAAGATCATTGAGTGTGCTTGGGATGGAGATAAAAATGAATGGATATTCAAGCGAGTTAGAACAGATAAGTCGACTCCCAATGACTTTAATACTTACAAGAAG GTGATGCGAAGTATAAAAGACAATATCACGGAGAATGTTCTGTTGAATGAAATAAACGAGATAATCCGCCTTCCCATGTATGCGGACAGGATTAGAATTGATAGCAAAGCACATCACCACACTAATACAGCTAGGCGAAGGTAA
- the LOC127127502 gene encoding uncharacterized protein LOC127127502 isoform X3 codes for MIPSKVPLGESFNDYIFPGKRYSFKQVIHQQRVLGRKLGLVIDLTNTSRYYSVSDLKKEAIRHVKIQCKGRGSVPDNSSVNHFVYEVIQFLSHQKHSKKYILVHCTHGHNRTGYMIIHYLMRTMSMSITQAIQIFSDARPPGIYKPEYIDSLYKFYHEKKPEMIVCPPTPEWKRTPKLVDLNGEAVPDDDNDDDDDGVPDPRLHENHEIDIIMTNDDVLGDEISNDQQDAFRQFCFQILKLGVGARGRMQFPGSHPVSLNRDNLQLLRQRYYYATWKADGTRYMMLITMDGCYLIDRNFNFRRVQMRFPCRVTNDALAEKTHHFTLLDGEMIIDTLPDSKKQERRYLIYDLMAVNFVSVIERPFCERWKMLEKEVIEPRNQERYQGKNPYYRYDMEPFRVRRKDFWLLSTVTKLLIEFIPKLSHDADGLIFQGWDDPYVPRTHEGLLKWKYADLNSVDFLFEIDDDRQLLFLYERGKKRLMEGYIVAFEEGSDPMPYSGKIIECAWDGDKNEWIFKRVRTDKSTPNDFNTYKKVMRSIKDNITENVLLNEINEIIRLPMYADRIRIDSKAHHHTNTARRR; via the exons ATGATACCTTCTAAGGTTCCATTGGGTGAATCCTTCAATGACTATATTTTTCCTGGTAAAAGATACTCATTTAAACAAGTGATACATCAACAGAGAGTTTTAGGTAGAAAA CTTGGTCTGGTCATTGATTTGACAAATACTTCTCGATACTATTCAGTATCAGATCTAAAGAAAGAGGCTATCAGGCATGTTAAG ATCCAATGCAAGGGCCGCGGTTCAGTACCTGATAATTCATCTGTTAATCATTTTGTCTACGAG GTTATACAATTTCTTTCACATCAAAAACACTCAAAGAAGTATATACTCGTTCATTGTACACATGGTCATAATCGTACAGGATATATGATAATCCATTATCTAATGCGCACAATGTCAATGTCTATTACTCAG GCGATACAAATATTTTCTGATGCACGGCCTCCAGGAATATATAAACCCGAGTATATTGATTCATTATATAAATTTTATCATGAAAAAAAGCCTGAAATGATAGTTTGTCCTCCTACTCCTGAGTGGAAAAGGACTCCCAAACTCGTTGATCTCAATGGGGAAGCAGTTCCagatgatgataatgatgatgatgatgatggagTACCAGATCCTCGGTTGCAT GAGAACCACGAGATCGACATAATAATGACAAATGATGATGTTTTGGGAGATGAGATATCTAATGATCAGCAAGATGCATTTCGACAGTTCTGCTTTCAAATACTCAAATTGGGGGTTGGG GCCAGAGGACGCATGCAATTTCCAGGGTCTCACCCAGTTTCTTTAAACAG GGATAATTTACAGCTGTTACGACAGCGTTACTACTATGCAACATGGAAAGCTGATGGAACAAGATATATGATGCTAATAACTATGGATGGATGCTACTTGATTGATAGAAACTTCAATTTTCGAAGGGTTCAAATGAGGTTTCCTTGCAGGGTTACAAATGAT GCCTTGGCTGAGAAGACTCACCACTTCACATTACTCGATGGGGAGATGATTATTGATACATTGCCGGATTCAAAAAAGCAGGAAAGAAGATACCTGATATATGATCTGATGGCAGTCAACTTTGTTTCAGTGATAGAG CGACCTTTCTGTGAACGGTGGAAGATGCTTGAGAAAGAAGTGATTGAACCCAGGAATCAGGAACGATACCAGGGAAAAAATCCTTACTATAGATATGACATGGAGCCTTTCAGG GTGAGGAGGAAAGATTTTTGGTTGCTGTCTACTGTCACAAAACTTTTGATAGAATTCATTCCAAAACTCTCGCACGATGCAGATGGTCTCATATTTCAG GGATGGGATGATCCTTATGTACCTCGCACTCATGAAGGTCTCTTAAAATGGAAATATGCTGATCTGAATTCAGTTGATTTTCTCTTTGAG ATTGATGATGACCGTCAGCTGCTCTTTCTCTATGAACGTGGGAAAAAAAGGCTTATGGAAGGGTATATTGTTGCATTCGAAG AAGGTTCAGACCCTATGCCTTATTCCGGAAAGATCATTGAGTGTGCTTGGGATGGAGATAAAAATGAATGGATATTCAAGCGAGTTAGAACAGATAAGTCGACTCCCAATGACTTTAATACTTACAAGAAG GTGATGCGAAGTATAAAAGACAATATCACGGAGAATGTTCTGTTGAATGAAATAAACGAGATAATCCGCCTTCCCATGTATGCGGACAGGATTAGAATTGATAGCAAAGCACATCACCACACTAATACAGCTAGGCGAAGGTAA
- the LOC127127503 gene encoding uncharacterized protein LOC127127503, protein MNFRNLEDFWAFYVSQHSKRATRHWHFVGTLLSILFLVFSVFFSWWFLFFVPLSGYGCAWYSHFFVEKNVPATFGNPFWSFVCDYKMFGLMITGKMDREIKRLGKRPVLQVF, encoded by the coding sequence ATGAATTTCAGAAACTTGGAAGATTTCTGGGCTTTTTATGTGAGTCAACATTCGAAACGAGCTACGAGGCATTGGCACTTTGTGGGAACGCTTTTGAGTATTTTGTTCTTGGTGTTTTCGGTTTTCTTCAGTTGGTGGTTTTTGTTCTTTGTTCCTTTATCTGGGTATGGATGTGCTTGGTATAGTCATTTCTTTGTTGAGAAGAATGTTCCTGCTACTTTTGGAAACCCCTTTTGGTCATTTGTTTGTGATTACAAAATGTTTGGGTTGATGATTACGGGAAAAATGGAtagagagatcaagaggcttgGGAAAAGACCTGTGTTGCAAGTGTTTTGa